The following are from one region of the Caldilineales bacterium genome:
- the pgeF gene encoding peptidoglycan editing factor PgeF, which translates to MIFHNHRPIPYYTFASFDAQPRLRHAVLTRLGGVSPAPWDSLNLGWTVGDDREQVEANYQRWSQAFGLVREELTTTWQVHGNRIVVADEGNRHGSLGQADGLITRTPGLAITQRFADCTPILLYDSARHACGIAHAGWQGTAVRCAEAAVQAMQAQFGSQPADLLAGIGPAIGPCCYEVGPEVAAAIRTSHHRPDLLLRPGRRPDSHFLDLWQANAQQLADAGVRRIEIGGLCTACHRDIFFSHRADKGQSGRFGAFVMLEE; encoded by the coding sequence GTGATCTTCCACAACCATCGCCCCATCCCCTACTACACCTTCGCCAGCTTCGACGCCCAACCGCGGCTGCGACACGCCGTGCTCACGCGCCTGGGTGGGGTCAGCCCGGCGCCGTGGGATAGCCTCAATTTGGGCTGGACGGTGGGGGATGACCGCGAGCAGGTGGAGGCCAATTACCAACGCTGGTCGCAGGCGTTCGGCCTGGTCCGTGAAGAACTCACCACCACCTGGCAAGTGCACGGCAACCGCATCGTGGTGGCGGATGAAGGGAACCGCCACGGCAGCCTGGGCCAGGCCGACGGGCTGATCACCCGCACGCCCGGTCTGGCCATCACCCAGCGTTTCGCCGACTGCACGCCGATCCTGCTCTACGACTCGGCCCGGCATGCCTGCGGCATCGCCCATGCCGGCTGGCAGGGTACGGCGGTGCGCTGCGCCGAGGCGGCCGTGCAGGCCATGCAGGCCCAGTTCGGCAGCCAGCCCGCCGATCTTCTGGCCGGGATCGGCCCCGCCATCGGCCCCTGCTGCTACGAGGTCGGCCCCGAGGTCGCCGCCGCCATCCGCACCAGCCATCATCGGCCCGACCTGCTGCTCAGACCCGGCCGCCGACCCGACAGCCACTTTCTCGATCTGTGGCAGGCCAATGCCCAACAGCTGGCCGATGCCGGCGTCCGGCGGATCGAGATCGGCGGTCTGTGCACCGCCTGCCACCGCGACATCTTCTTCTCGCACCGGGCCGACAAAGGCCAATCCGGGCGCTTTGGCGCTTTTGTGATGTTGGAAGAGTAG